A region from the Brachyspira hampsonii genome encodes:
- a CDS encoding MATE family efflux transporter codes for MKKEKYELDLTECNVAKGLLILVIPMVLGNLLNVAYSTVDAIWIGQIVGSKGLAAVAVSFPLTMVVTAIASGISTAVNVLIGQYFGANDKEYVTYISKVSTTVSLITSLTLAILGYVFAPNLMVFLNTSESIMEDAVNYFRISMIGFPFVFYYTFISALLRGIGDTVRPLIFLIISSVINIILDPLMIKGIYPFPAMGVSGAAYATVFAQAVSVIVSMIYLKAKNSIIRVNPINFKFDLNITKLILKIGLPFTFMQLISSISWLFLNKVINSYGELSSAAFAVAARIDALSFVPLSAILSGIGTMAAQNIGANKMYRIKEIFSTGLKVSLTIALIMTALCMLFPDFIIKIFVQDDNIMPYMKSYIYAGVPSTILVAVIFSANGIINASGKTFIIMMFTLFTHFLIRIPVVYLLSPKIGLWGVWISMSVSNLFNMIFHLVYYYSNKWKKNANITLNSYSKDDNENKIIN; via the coding sequence ATGAAAAAAGAAAAATATGAATTAGATTTAACAGAATGTAATGTAGCAAAAGGTCTTTTAATATTAGTTATTCCTATGGTACTTGGCAACCTATTAAATGTGGCATACTCTACAGTTGATGCTATTTGGATAGGTCAGATAGTTGGTTCTAAAGGACTTGCTGCTGTTGCGGTAAGTTTTCCTCTTACAATGGTCGTTACTGCCATAGCATCGGGAATATCAACGGCAGTAAATGTTTTAATAGGTCAGTATTTTGGGGCAAATGACAAGGAATATGTAACATATATTTCTAAAGTTTCAACTACTGTAAGTTTAATAACCTCTTTAACTTTGGCAATATTAGGATATGTATTTGCTCCTAATTTAATGGTATTTTTAAATACTTCTGAAAGTATAATGGAAGATGCTGTAAATTATTTTAGAATAAGTATGATAGGTTTTCCGTTTGTGTTTTATTACACTTTCATTTCTGCTTTGCTTAGAGGGATAGGCGATACTGTAAGACCTTTAATATTTTTGATAATATCTTCTGTGATAAATATAATTTTAGATCCTCTTATGATAAAAGGAATATACCCTTTTCCTGCTATGGGGGTCTCCGGTGCTGCTTATGCTACAGTATTTGCTCAGGCTGTATCTGTAATAGTGAGTATGATTTATTTAAAAGCGAAAAACAGTATTATAAGGGTTAATCCCATTAATTTTAAATTTGATTTGAACATAACAAAATTAATATTGAAAATAGGGCTTCCTTTTACTTTTATGCAGTTAATATCTTCTATAAGCTGGCTATTTTTAAATAAAGTTATTAACTCTTATGGGGAATTATCTTCAGCAGCTTTTGCGGTAGCCGCTAGAATAGATGCTTTATCATTCGTACCTCTTTCTGCCATTCTTTCCGGTATAGGAACTATGGCTGCTCAAAATATAGGGGCTAATAAAATGTATAGAATCAAAGAAATATTTAGTACAGGATTAAAAGTTTCTTTAACTATAGCATTAATTATGACCGCATTATGTATGCTGTTTCCTGATTTCATTATCAAAATATTTGTACAAGATGATAATATAATGCCTTATATGAAAAGTTATATATATGCCGGTGTTCCTTCCACAATATTAGTTGCCGTGATATTTTCAGCAAATGGTATTATTAATGCTTCAGGAAAAACTTTTATAATAATGATGTTTACACTATTTACACATTTCTTGATAAGAATTCCTGTTGTTTATTTATTGTCTCCAAAAATAGGTTTATGGGGCGTTTGGATTTCTATGTCTGTAAGTAATTTATTTAATATGATTTTCCATTTAGTTTATTATTATTCAAACAAATGGAAAAAGAATGCTAATATCACATTGAATTCATATTCCAAAGATGATAATGAAAATAAAATTATAAATTAA
- a CDS encoding MATE family efflux transporter produces the protein MQKNKMLELTEGNVSKGLIKLVIPMILGNLLNIAYNIVDTIWIGQMIGPKGLGAIAVSFPIILILMAIASGVTVASNVLIGQYFGANDHNSVIYVSRVSTTISLITSLALAIIGYIFAPYMMRFLNAADSIMEYSVSYFRISMIGFPFMFYYFLVSALLRGIGDTVRPLIFLAIASILNLILDPLMIKGIGPFPAMGLDGAAYATAFSQFVSVAVSMIYLKMKNSIVKANPFDLAFDFSITKLMFKIGLPFAAMQLIVSVSWLFLNRLINTYGESASASVAVSMRVDSLSFLPLLALSAGIATMTAQNIGAGKMERVKEIFKAGIKLSVGISVFMALFSILFPELIVRMFTKDMSVLKYTKSYIYVVMPSIIMLAVMFTANGVINGAGKTFMLMLFAFCAHIIIRVPLAYIISPQMELWGIWTAMAIGNFFSMTFSLIYYFSNKWKKDANIASHSAAEHNI, from the coding sequence ATGCAAAAAAACAAGATGTTGGAGCTTACTGAAGGTAATGTAAGTAAAGGACTTATAAAGTTAGTTATACCTATGATATTAGGAAACCTATTAAATATTGCATATAATATAGTTGATACTATATGGATAGGTCAGATGATAGGTCCTAAAGGGCTTGGTGCTATTGCGGTAAGTTTCCCAATTATATTAATACTTATGGCTATAGCTTCAGGCGTTACAGTAGCTTCTAATGTTTTAATAGGACAGTATTTCGGGGCAAATGATCATAATTCTGTAATATATGTTTCCAGAGTTTCAACTACTATAAGTTTAATTACTTCTTTGGCATTGGCAATTATAGGATATATATTTGCTCCTTATATGATGCGTTTTTTAAATGCTGCAGATAGTATAATGGAATATTCTGTAAGTTATTTCAGAATAAGCATGATAGGTTTTCCGTTTATGTTTTATTATTTTTTAGTCTCTGCTTTGCTTAGAGGAATAGGAGATACTGTAAGACCTTTAATATTCTTAGCTATTGCTTCCATTTTAAACTTGATATTAGATCCGCTTATGATAAAGGGAATAGGACCTTTTCCTGCTATGGGACTTGACGGAGCTGCTTATGCTACAGCTTTCTCTCAATTTGTTTCCGTTGCTGTAAGTATGATATATTTAAAAATGAAAAACAGTATTGTTAAAGCTAATCCTTTTGATTTGGCATTTGATTTCAGCATAACTAAATTAATGTTTAAAATAGGACTTCCTTTTGCTGCTATGCAATTAATTGTATCTGTAAGCTGGTTATTTTTAAACAGACTAATAAATACTTACGGTGAATCTGCTTCTGCTTCTGTTGCCGTATCTATGAGAGTGGATTCTTTATCTTTTCTTCCGCTTTTAGCATTATCTGCAGGTATTGCCACTATGACAGCACAAAATATTGGGGCTGGTAAAATGGAAAGGGTAAAGGAAATATTCAAAGCCGGGATAAAATTATCAGTAGGAATATCTGTATTTATGGCTCTTTTTTCTATATTATTTCCTGAACTTATTGTAAGAATGTTTACTAAAGATATGAGTGTGTTAAAATATACTAAAAGCTATATTTATGTTGTTATGCCTTCTATAATAATGCTTGCTGTAATGTTTACGGCAAATGGGGTTATTAATGGGGCTGGTAAAACTTTTATGCTTATGCTCTTTGCTTTTTGTGCTCATATAATAATTAGAGTACCTCTTGCATATATAATATCTCCTCAAATGGAATTATGGGGTATATGGACTGCAATGGCTATAGGGAACTTTTTTAGTATGACTTTCAGCTTAATATATTATTTTTCAAACAAGTGGAAAAAAGATGCCAATATAGCTTCCCATTCTGCAGCTGAGCATAATATATAA
- a CDS encoding methyl-accepting chemotaxis protein translates to MSKFNSLAVKVPVILCIVTTILITIMLIISLTIAGNGISKSRFEGFETTVKGYSSVFDAWFRTQSYLLETYASVPIVGEYLAYKDYTRTDRLNATLKTFREKNACSINVGIVDNNGIIIADSDYPKLIGSKFADSNIDIWNKLRNRQYGYGNVSYGNELVPSIVNGELSFIFATPVKNGNEEVGYLYTVFNWREFYKNYIEGIKLGETGGLDVIAPNLKVLMNTDYNKVNTDAPQVYKNVFDNNLSKGVVEYIANNHKTMGSYTKMKYVPWITSMTMTSEEIFAESRKAILSGIILGIITIISIAIFINIFIRSITKPLSLVVHEAQKIERGDLTEFAGKIKPRKDEIGILAESFANMRHKLVETIKEVNDASICIMNASEKLAKGNVELSKRTEAQSASLQQTAASMEQMASNIKSSTEYSITGNNMMISSKTSIDEAGDIIIQTTKNIEEVYEASTKIRNITKIIEDIAFQTNILALNASVEAARAGDQGKGFAVVASEVRNLAQTTQSSVKDITDLVDNAYDKINKATGTARQSQEIFKDLKTKIDETANIMRGISSAAVEQQSGVEQVNKAVSEMDGATQMNNALVNDAENASKDLVVQANSLQHAMKFFKL, encoded by the coding sequence ATGAGTAAATTTAATAGTTTGGCGGTGAAAGTGCCTGTAATTCTTTGCATTGTTACTACAATATTGATAACAATAATGCTTATAATTTCACTTACAATAGCAGGCAACGGGATATCAAAAAGCAGATTTGAAGGTTTTGAAACAACAGTAAAGGGATATTCATCAGTATTTGATGCTTGGTTTAGAACGCAGTCATATTTACTAGAAACTTATGCTTCAGTTCCTATAGTAGGAGAATATCTTGCCTACAAAGATTATACAAGAACTGACAGATTAAATGCTACATTAAAAACATTCAGAGAAAAAAATGCCTGTTCTATTAATGTAGGAATAGTTGATAATAATGGTATTATAATAGCTGACAGTGATTATCCAAAATTGATAGGAAGTAAATTTGCAGACAGCAATATTGATATATGGAATAAATTAAGAAATAGACAATACGGATACGGCAATGTAAGCTACGGTAATGAACTTGTACCTTCAATAGTTAATGGCGAATTATCTTTTATTTTTGCTACTCCTGTAAAAAACGGAAATGAAGAGGTAGGATACTTATATACTGTTTTTAATTGGAGAGAATTTTATAAAAATTATATAGAAGGCATCAAATTGGGAGAAACAGGCGGTCTCGATGTAATAGCACCTAATCTAAAAGTATTAATGAATACGGATTATAATAAAGTTAATACAGATGCTCCTCAGGTTTATAAAAATGTATTTGACAATAATTTATCAAAAGGGGTTGTTGAATATATTGCTAATAATCATAAAACAATGGGGTCATATACTAAAATGAAATATGTGCCTTGGATAACTTCTATGACTATGACTTCAGAAGAAATATTTGCTGAAAGCAGAAAAGCTATATTAAGCGGAATCATTCTTGGAATTATCACTATAATTTCTATAGCAATATTTATTAATATATTTATACGCTCTATAACAAAACCTTTATCTTTAGTAGTGCATGAAGCTCAAAAAATAGAAAGAGGAGATTTAACAGAATTTGCAGGCAAAATAAAACCTAGAAAAGATGAAATCGGAATACTTGCAGAAAGTTTTGCTAATATGAGACATAAATTGGTTGAAACTATTAAAGAAGTTAATGATGCTTCTATATGTATAATGAATGCCTCAGAAAAGCTGGCTAAAGGAAATGTAGAATTATCAAAAAGAACTGAAGCTCAGTCAGCAAGTTTGCAGCAGACAGCAGCATCTATGGAACAAATGGCTTCTAATATAAAATCATCTACAGAATACTCTATAACAGGAAATAATATGATGATATCTTCAAAAACTTCTATAGATGAAGCAGGCGATATCATTATACAAACTACAAAAAATATAGAAGAAGTATATGAAGCTAGTACAAAGATAAGAAACATTACTAAAATAATAGAAGACATAGCATTTCAAACTAATATACTAGCATTGAATGCATCTGTAGAAGCAGCAAGAGCAGGAGATCAGGGAAAAGGTTTTGCGGTTGTAGCAAGCGAGGTTAGAAATCTTGCTCAAACTACTCAGTCATCAGTAAAAGATATTACCGATTTAGTAGATAATGCATACGATAAAATCAATAAAGCTACAGGAACAGCAAGACAATCACAGGAAATATTTAAAGATTTAAAAACTAAAATAGATGAAACAGCTAATATCATGAGAGGAATAAGTTCAGCAGCCGTAGAGCAGCAGTCAGGCGTTGAACAAGTTAATAAAGCAGTGTCTGAAATGGACGGAGCTACTCAAATGAATAATGCTCTTGTTAATGATGCTGAAAATGCTTCAAAAGATTTAGTTGTTCAGGCTAATTCATTACAGCATGCTATGAAGTTTTTCAAACTATAA
- a CDS encoding NAD(P)-dependent alcohol dehydrogenase: MLLDKNLEEANSGKRINAKGYAVHSKTDTFKPFEFSRHSMGDNDILIEIMYAGICHSDIHSARSEWHEGIYPMVPGHEIAGKVVAVGKNVTKFKIGDYAGVGCMVNSCGECEACKRSHEQFCERGQTVLTYDCKDHFHNDEPTYGGYSNNIVVSEKFAITVPKDAPMEKVAPLLCAGITTYSPLKFSGVKEGDIVGVAGFGGLGSMAVKYAVNMGAQVYVFARNDKKKKEALEMGAKDLFTSTKDVPIRFDLIISTIPTGYNVNDYVDLLKYGGEMAIVGLPPAELKQSIDLARLIFSGGKKVYGSMIGGIKETQEMLDFSLKHKIYPETEIIAANQIDEAYNKLTTGQAKFRYVIDMKTL; this comes from the coding sequence ATGCTGCTTGATAAAAATTTGGAAGAAGCTAATTCAGGTAAAAGAATAAATGCTAAGGGCTATGCCGTTCATAGCAAAACAGATACTTTTAAACCATTTGAATTTTCAAGACATTCAATGGGAGATAATGATATATTAATAGAAATAATGTATGCCGGAATATGCCATAGCGATATACACTCAGCAAGAAGCGAATGGCATGAAGGAATATACCCTATGGTTCCGGGACATGAAATTGCTGGTAAGGTTGTAGCTGTAGGTAAAAATGTTACTAAGTTTAAAATAGGAGATTATGCAGGCGTTGGCTGTATGGTAAACTCATGCGGAGAATGTGAAGCCTGTAAAAGAAGCCATGAGCAATTCTGTGAAAGAGGTCAGACAGTGCTTACTTATGACTGTAAAGATCATTTTCATAATGATGAGCCTACTTACGGAGGATATTCTAATAATATAGTAGTAAGTGAAAAATTTGCTATTACTGTACCAAAAGATGCCCCAATGGAAAAAGTAGCTCCATTACTATGTGCAGGAATAACAACTTATTCTCCTTTGAAATTCTCAGGAGTAAAGGAAGGCGATATAGTTGGTGTTGCTGGTTTCGGAGGACTTGGCTCTATGGCTGTAAAATACGCCGTTAATATGGGTGCTCAAGTTTATGTATTTGCCCGTAATGACAAAAAGAAAAAAGAAGCATTAGAAATGGGGGCAAAAGATTTATTTACTTCTACAAAAGATGTGCCTATTCGTTTTGATTTAATTATATCAACTATACCTACAGGATATAATGTTAATGATTATGTTGATTTACTTAAATACGGCGGAGAAATGGCTATTGTAGGACTTCCTCCTGCTGAATTAAAACAAAGTATAGATTTAGCAAGATTAATATTTTCAGGAGGTAAAAAAGTTTACGGCTCTATGATAGGAGGTATTAAAGAAACTCAGGAGATGCTTGATTTCTCTTTAAAACATAAAATATATCCTGAAACAGAAATTATAGCTGCAAATCAAATTGATGAAGCATACAATAAACTTACTACAGGTCAGGCAAAATTCAGATATGTTATTGATATGAAAACTCTTTAA
- the modA gene encoding molybdate ABC transporter substrate-binding protein, protein MNNKINIILYFIISILLFSCSKNKEEKDDIIIFASSSLMNPLTEICTNYEKETGEKIGCSFDSSGRLREQIQSGAYADLYFSSSPYEMNILKDMDLLYNDSITNIVKNEIVLVIPKDSNININSFYDLTNDYINQVAIGESITSPIGRYTEETLNNLGIYDIISDKIIFGKDTREVIDLVKNDKIDCGIVYITEAILNSNNDLKIAAENKSHTEIIYSIAVLKKSLKEKEARGFIDYLCSEKSINILKDYGFGIII, encoded by the coding sequence ATGAATAACAAAATAAACATTATTTTATATTTCATTATATCAATATTATTATTTTCATGTTCAAAAAACAAAGAAGAAAAAGATGATATTATTATATTTGCTTCTTCTAGTTTGATGAATCCATTAACTGAAATATGTACTAACTATGAAAAAGAAACAGGTGAAAAAATAGGATGTTCATTTGATTCATCAGGAAGGCTAAGAGAACAAATACAATCAGGAGCTTATGCTGATTTATATTTTTCATCTTCTCCTTATGAAATGAATATTCTAAAAGATATGGATCTTTTATATAATGACAGCATAACAAATATAGTTAAAAATGAAATAGTTTTAGTTATTCCTAAAGATTCAAATATAAATATTAATTCTTTTTATGATTTAACTAATGATTATATAAATCAGGTAGCTATAGGAGAATCTATAACTTCCCCTATAGGACGATATACAGAGGAAACATTAAATAATTTAGGAATATATGATATTATTTCAGATAAAATTATATTTGGAAAAGATACAAGAGAAGTAATTGATTTAGTAAAAAATGATAAAATAGACTGCGGTATAGTTTATATAACAGAAGCTATACTCAATAGTAATAATGATTTAAAAATAGCTGCTGAAAATAAAAGTCATACAGAAATAATTTATAGTATTGCCGTATTGAAAAAATCTTTAAAAGAGAAAGAGGCAAGAGGTTTCATTGATTACTTATGTTCAGAAAAAAGTATTAATATATTAAAAGATTATGGATTTGGTATTATTATATAA
- a CDS encoding replication-associated recombination protein A — protein MFDFEEDINNFRPMAERMRPLTIEEVFGQHHILDKNKTLRKMIDNDKITSMVFFGPPGVGKSTVASIIAKKTKSEYIKLNAVLSNVSEIREAIKKAEKNLENRKKTILFIDEIHRFNKSQQDALLPAVENGAVILIGSTTLNPYFYLNNALLSRIMLFEFRNLDDNDIREAVLKAITDKRGLGEDDVYVEDEAVNLIVRYSHGDVRKAFTYLEASYLATQIDETKEKLTITEEIVRDVTSKQSITFDEDEHYNTISAFIKSVRGSDPNAAIYYLARMLESGEDPRYIARRLCILASEDIGLAEPNAMNIASSLVSIVDFIGMPEGRIPLAEVTIYLALCPKSNSAYNAINKAIRDIRNGELYSIPNYLKDNHSASFDKKSDEEYKYPHDYPYHIVKQDYLEHGIKKEYYEPVDIGEERELKKRYEWIIKHI, from the coding sequence ATGTTTGATTTTGAAGAGGATATTAATAATTTCAGACCTATGGCTGAAAGAATGCGTCCTCTTACTATAGAAGAAGTTTTCGGGCAGCATCATATACTAGATAAGAATAAAACTTTAAGGAAAATGATAGATAATGATAAAATAACATCTATGGTTTTCTTTGGACCTCCCGGTGTAGGAAAATCTACTGTAGCATCAATTATAGCAAAAAAAACTAAAAGCGAATATATTAAACTTAATGCCGTTCTTTCAAATGTTTCTGAAATAAGAGAAGCTATAAAAAAAGCAGAGAAAAATTTAGAAAACAGAAAAAAAACTATACTGTTTATAGATGAGATACATAGATTCAATAAAAGCCAGCAAGATGCTTTACTTCCGGCAGTTGAAAACGGAGCTGTTATACTTATAGGAAGCACCACATTAAATCCGTACTTCTATTTAAATAATGCCCTTCTTTCTCGTATAATGCTTTTTGAGTTTAGGAATCTTGATGATAATGATATAAGAGAAGCAGTATTAAAAGCTATTACTGATAAAAGAGGTTTAGGCGAAGATGATGTGTATGTTGAAGATGAGGCCGTTAATTTAATAGTCCGTTATTCTCATGGCGATGTGAGAAAGGCTTTTACATATCTTGAAGCATCATATTTAGCAACTCAAATTGATGAAACTAAAGAAAAACTCACAATTACAGAAGAAATAGTTAGAGATGTTACAAGCAAGCAGTCTATAACTTTCGATGAAGATGAGCATTACAATACTATAAGTGCATTTATAAAAAGTGTAAGGGGAAGCGATCCTAATGCGGCAATTTACTATTTAGCTAGAATGCTTGAATCCGGCGAGGATCCTAGATATATAGCAAGACGATTATGTATATTAGCTTCTGAAGATATTGGACTTGCTGAGCCTAATGCTATGAATATTGCTTCTTCTCTTGTAAGCATTGTTGATTTTATAGGTATGCCTGAAGGAAGAATTCCATTAGCTGAGGTTACTATTTATTTAGCATTATGCCCTAAATCAAATTCGGCCTATAATGCAATTAATAAAGCTATAAGAGATATAAGAAACGGAGAGCTATATTCTATACCTAACTATTTAAAAGATAATCATTCTGCCTCATTCGATAAAAAAAGCGATGAAGAATATAAATATCCTCATGATTATCCTTATCATATAGTAAAGCAGGACTATTTAGAACATGGTATAAAAAAAGAGTATTATGAGCCTGTAGATATAGGTGAAGAGCGGGAACTCAAAAAAAGGTATGAGTGGATTATAAAGCATATATGA
- a CDS encoding tetratricopeptide repeat protein, with protein sequence MENINKYLHEVDECIKNKNYNDAFSLCNDILSINPNNIEAMFKAGYCCYRLKKYDISMMHFLKASSLEKFSTNKAIYKYYIGRCYASLGVYKEALEYFKASYNLDNNNKYYTLWLGITYAKTAVNDNNYNTALMYLSMSLGSEDYLVYGYIGYCHIQLKNYDKAIMYLNKSVKLKDNDYLSRYYLGSTYFIMQVYDKALEHLSESVKLKDDNFDNWFALGLIYKVIDENTLSDECFEKARNIALDNNDIDKELDCFIKLTDSQSDEYLNYLYLGICYAKLESYKNAVHYLLESIEVNEKYDNENNYLAYYWIGYINYIDSEYEDAVKYFEKSLNLNNDSEENYLVLLWLGDCYFRLGNYKKALFNLKKSIEIKDDEADAYKLISELYLKAGKKEKYNNYISKYKKLIKNANIYDDYENNEKIESIYKKEEDILNDDEKNYSKIEDALNDDEIYSKKTDIYHFINLLFQDIEKNDLYSLYSSNTEKKSYIDFNDFNIDNFLSYRNIINNAVKDNFNNSGKITTVKNIITNFDVISDAEIKDAEKVIDDIEELFNYTSECILNTMHYYYRKKDIELYLILMRIIENNL encoded by the coding sequence ATGGAAAATATTAATAAATATCTGCATGAAGTAGATGAGTGTATAAAAAACAAAAATTATAATGATGCATTTTCCTTATGCAATGATATTTTATCTATAAACCCAAATAATATAGAGGCTATGTTTAAAGCAGGTTATTGCTGTTATAGATTAAAAAAATATGATATATCTATGATGCATTTTCTAAAGGCTTCTTCATTAGAGAAATTCAGCACTAATAAGGCTATATATAAATACTATATAGGAAGATGTTATGCTTCTTTGGGCGTATATAAAGAGGCATTAGAATATTTTAAAGCTTCATATAATTTAGATAATAACAATAAATATTATACTTTATGGCTTGGAATAACTTATGCCAAAACCGCTGTAAATGATAATAATTATAATACAGCATTAATGTATTTGTCTATGTCTTTAGGTTCTGAAGACTATTTGGTATACGGATATATTGGATATTGTCATATTCAGTTAAAGAATTATGATAAAGCTATTATGTATTTAAATAAATCTGTAAAGTTAAAAGATAATGATTATTTAAGCAGATATTATTTGGGCAGCACATATTTTATAATGCAGGTATATGACAAAGCTTTAGAGCATTTAAGCGAATCTGTAAAATTAAAAGATGATAATTTTGATAATTGGTTTGCTTTAGGTTTGATATATAAAGTAATAGATGAAAATACTTTATCAGATGAATGTTTTGAAAAGGCAAGAAATATTGCTTTGGATAATAATGATATTGATAAAGAGCTTGACTGTTTTATTAAACTTACAGATTCTCAAAGTGATGAATATTTAAATTATTTATATCTTGGAATCTGCTATGCTAAACTTGAAAGCTATAAAAATGCCGTTCATTATTTACTTGAATCTATAGAAGTAAATGAAAAATATGATAATGAAAATAATTATCTTGCATATTATTGGATAGGGTATATTAATTATATAGACAGTGAATATGAAGATGCTGTAAAATATTTTGAAAAGTCTTTAAATTTAAATAATGACAGCGAGGAAAATTATTTAGTTTTATTATGGCTTGGAGACTGCTATTTTAGGTTAGGTAATTATAAAAAGGCTTTATTTAATTTAAAAAAATCTATAGAAATTAAAGATGATGAGGCTGATGCTTATAAATTAATATCTGAATTATATTTAAAAGCAGGAAAGAAAGAAAAATACAATAATTATATAAGCAAATATAAAAAACTTATTAAGAATGCCAATATATATGATGATTATGAAAATAATGAAAAAATAGAAAGTATTTATAAAAAAGAAGAAGATATATTAAATGATGATGAAAAAAATTATTCCAAAATAGAAGATGCATTAAATGATGATGAAATTTATTCTAAAAAAACAGATATTTATCATTTTATTAATCTTTTATTTCAGGATATAGAGAAGAATGATTTATATAGTTTGTACTCATCTAATACCGAAAAAAAATCTTATATAGATTTTAATGATTTTAATATAGATAATTTTTTATCCTATAGAAATATAATCAATAATGCCGTAAAAGATAATTTTAATAATTCCGGAAAAATAACAACGGTAAAAAATATTATAACTAATTTTGATGTTATAAGCGATGCGGAAATAAAAGATGCTGAAAAAGTAATAGATGATATAGAAGAATTATTCAATTATACTTCTGAATGTATATTAAATACTATGCATTATTATTATAGAAAGAAAGATATAGAGCTTTATTTAATATTAATGAGAATAATAGAAAATAATTTATAA
- a CDS encoding histidinol-phosphatase HisJ family protein: MTADYHVHTEFSDDSNYPLEEVIKDAVKLNIDDICITDHVDYGIKRDWDEIEIKDGKTITNVNYPKYIEDIKRMKEIYGKQINIKTGLECGIQTHTINKYEALLKKYDFDFIIFSIHQVNDKEFWTQDFQKNKTQKEYNEAYYEEMLNVVKMFKNYSVLGHLDLIIRYDKKGIYPFEKVKPIIEDILKIVIEDGKGIEFNTSYHRYGLKDTTPSIDILNLYHKLGGNIITIGSDSHQPSHLGFHINEAKEILKDIGFKQFCTYNKMIPSFHNL, from the coding sequence ATGACTGCAGATTATCATGTACATACAGAGTTTAGTGATGATTCTAATTATCCATTAGAAGAAGTTATAAAAGATGCTGTAAAACTCAATATAGATGATATTTGTATTACGGATCATGTAGATTACGGTATAAAAAGAGATTGGGATGAAATTGAAATAAAAGACGGGAAAACTATTACAAATGTCAATTATCCAAAGTACATAGAAGATATAAAAAGAATGAAAGAAATATATGGAAAACAAATTAATATAAAAACAGGATTAGAATGCGGTATACAAACTCATACTATCAATAAATATGAAGCTCTTTTAAAAAAATACGATTTCGATTTTATTATATTCTCAATTCATCAGGTAAATGATAAAGAATTCTGGACTCAGGATTTTCAAAAAAACAAAACCCAAAAAGAATATAATGAAGCTTATTATGAAGAAATGCTCAATGTTGTAAAAATGTTTAAAAATTATTCAGTGCTTGGGCATTTGGATTTGATTATACGATACGATAAAAAAGGTATTTACCCATTTGAAAAAGTAAAACCTATCATAGAAGATATATTAAAAATAGTTATAGAAGACGGTAAAGGAATAGAATTTAATACTTCATATCATAGATACGGTTTGAAAGATACTACACCTTCAATAGATATATTGAATCTATATCATAAATTAGGCGGCAATATTATAACTATAGGAAGCGACAGTCATCAGCCTAGTCATTTGGGATTTCATATAAATGAAGCAAAAGAAATTTTAAAGGATATAGGATTTAAACAATTCTGTACATATAATAAAATGATTCCTTCTTTTCATAATTTGTAG